The DNA window GGGCTGGTGACAGTCATTGCGGGCGTGGCAACCATTGGCATGAGCCTTAGCCGCATCTGGGATGGGCAGATGACCGGCGGGGCGATGGTGGCGACGATGATTATCACCTGGCGGGTGCTGTATCCGCTGCAGGCGCTGTGCGGGGTGATGCCGCAGCTGGAGCAGATCATCGCGGCGCTGAAGCAGGTGTCGCAGCTGATGTCGTTTACGCCCGAATCGCACGCGGCGAATGTGGTGCTGGCGGAGCATAAACTGCAGGGAAAAATCAGCATCCAGAATCTTGGGCTGCGTTATGGGCGCAAGAGCGACCCGGTATTTATGGGGCTGAATTGCGAGATTGAGATTGGCGAAATTGTCGCGGTGCATGGTGGCAATGGCTCGGGCAAATCGAGCGTGCTGCGCTTGTTGCTCGGGCTCTATGCGCCGGCGATGGGCAGCATTCGGCTGGATGGGGTGGACCATCGCCAGTTCGACCCGCGCTCGCTGCGCCGCCAGATCAGCTATTTGCCGCAAGCGCCGGAACTGCTGCCGGGCACGATTGCCGATAATCTGCGCGTGCATGATTTGCTGGCGGACGATTACCAGCTGCGCCAGGCGCTGCTATGGGCGGATGCGTGGGAGATGGTGGAGCAACTGCCCGCCGGGCTCGATACGCGCCTTGGCGAGGGCGGCTATATTCCATCGAGCGGGCTGGCGGCACGGCTGTGTTTGGCGCGGCTGTACCTCAGCGAGAGCCAGGTGATTTTATGCGATGAGCTGGCGAGCCAGCTGCTCAATAGCTCCACCGGTGAGCGGTTCCGCCATTTCCTCAATGAATGCCGCGGCAAACGCACGGTGCTGTTTGTTACCCACCGCGAGGACTGGCTGCACTATGCCGACAAGGTGATTTACCTGCAGGCGGATGCGCGGCCGGTGGTGGCGCGGCCCGAACGCTGGGTAGAAAAAGTGGCATGATGCTGAGGAGAAACGCATGAAAAATAATAACACGATGCTGTCCTACACGGTGGGTCAACAGATGCGGATGATGGGGCAATCGCTGCGCAGCAAAGTGCGGGTGTGGTGCGTGGATGACCTGAACGCTGTCAGCCAGTCGATGCGGGTGGAGGAGACACGGTTGCCGCGCTTGCTGCGGCTGATGGTGCTCACCCTTTCGGCGGCGACGGGGCTGTTTATTCTCTGGGCGGCGCTGACGCCGGTGAAGGAATTGGCGCGCACGGATGGGCAGGTGCTGCCCAGCGGCTATAGCCAATTGGTGCAGCATCTGGAGGGCGGGCTGGTACGCCAGATCCTCATCCATGAAGGCGATTTTGTGCAGAAAGACCAGCTGCTGGTGCAGCTGGACGGCGCCGGGCTGGAGGAGGATTTCAAGGAGCAGCAGGCACTGGTGGATGCGCTGGCGATGCAGGTGGAGCGGTTGCATGCGCTGCTTGAAGTGCGCGAGCTGAACTTCACGGGGATGAACCTCGATGCTGCCGCCATCGCCCAGCAGAAGCGGATGTTTAATGAAATGCGCACGACGCGCGCCTCCGAGCGCTCGGTGCTGGATGAGCAAATTGCGCAGAAGAAAATTGCGATCACGCGGTTGTCGCAATCGCTCAACACGGCGCGCAGCACGCTTGGCACTGCGACCGAGGGCAAGAATATTTACGCGGGCCTGAGCGACAAGGGGCTGGCGACGCGCTCGACCTATCTCAAACGGCAAGAGGAAGTGTATGCGCGGCAGGGCGATGTGAACAGCATCGCCAAGCAGATCGAGGAGGGGCAGCGCGAGCTGATCGAGTTTGCGCAGCGGCGCGAGGCGCTGGCCGGGCAGCAGCGCGACAGTGCGTATAACGAGCTGCGCAAGGCGGAATCCGACCTCGCGCAGGCGCGTGAATCGCTGAAAAAACGCAACGACCGCGTGGGGCGGCTGGAAGTGCGCGCGCCGGTGATGGGCTATGTGAAAGGGCTCAAGCTCAACACCATCGGCGCAGTGATTCCCGCCGGGCAAACGCTGATGGAGATTGTGCCGGTGGATGAGAAGCTCATTGTGGAAGCGCATATTACGCCGCAGC is part of the Pseudomonadota bacterium genome and encodes:
- a CDS encoding HlyD family type I secretion periplasmic adaptor subunit; translated protein: MKNNNTMLSYTVGQQMRMMGQSLRSKVRVWCVDDLNAVSQSMRVEETRLPRLLRLMVLTLSAATGLFILWAALTPVKELARTDGQVLPSGYSQLVQHLEGGLVRQILIHEGDFVQKDQLLVQLDGAGLEEDFKEQQALVDALAMQVERLHALLEVRELNFTGMNLDAAAIAQQKRMFNEMRTTRASERSVLDEQIAQKKIAITRLSQSLNTARSTLGTATEGKNIYAGLSDKGLATRSTYLKRQEEVYARQGDVNSIAKQIEEGQRELIEFAQRREALAGQQRDSAYNELRKAESDLAQARESLKKRNDRVGRLEVRAPVMGYVKGLKLNTIGAVIPAGQTLMEIVPVDEKLIVEAHITPQQIGRVVPGQEVRVKVDSYDYVRYGAIEGTLESISAMTFVDEMKRQDYYKGRVVLKRNYAGATAGSHLILPGMTVDADIVTGEKTVLGYLMKPIQVAVHNAMSEQ